A window of the Gossypium hirsutum isolate 1008001.06 chromosome A05, Gossypium_hirsutum_v2.1, whole genome shotgun sequence genome harbors these coding sequences:
- the LOC107927563 gene encoding nuclear pore complex protein NUP1 isoform X3 yields the protein MATAREEGNPYDGAQGAGGKFKKRLFRRTTKTTPYDRPPTSIRNPSGSSNENGWLSKLVDPARRLVTSSAHRLFASVFTKRLPPPPPPTPQLLDSETNREPTENQLDTTSTVPPVVQGDIIECENPTNHSDKGGVAELEEILKQKTFTRSEIDLLTSLLRSRTVDITGVNEEKKSEMIPVVSHDKKEDFLETPVRENGTENHLISTPVARSTVPDEDVASPAELAKAYMGSRPSKVSTSMHGLQNQVPRRDLSSPSNRIFPSKSSMMSLVPRSSGHVGSLGNSFMTPRSRGRSAIYSMARTPYSRVNSSTLIKSAGTDNDAFGGPLLSSQGTWEHNRISGSGQGVLKRRSSVLDNDIGSVGPIRRIRQKSNLFSSRNLTLPASAAPLSVHVVGTSSAGLDTLAETGGNSSPGISFTTVPSKSSQMASKIFQQLEMLVSPGEKSPSMLSPSMLRGQARKNFSNVDSSKFLENVHDSSKVSGSRIVLTDFQDSVSNKHDKVKKNVSTLVSLPDKQVPAVNGVDSNSLMKDNRPSVRAADSSGIKSVIQLSQEKSQAFQMSAHEDYLDLDDGDYSIGATPARFGEWRERADNSVNGSAAVNRNPGMRTSNGSPVVEKNSSITFPVVQVANSSVQSAFLGSQSTQAAKEDAFSTESNASPMVSIVEKVAPVPSDAAVTTFGFASRNVGEVLSITGSSGVKLAKSSDQELDYSSSFATTAPGVTNHLSEKTDRGSTMNGIFRTPETALTSAVSTSNFKFGASADGSAVNNGSFSSSSFSFSSPVASLVPINGRSSSSATATNNDSPATATTSASATVNPTICHTSIPSVETSIPSFTASPVFKFSSSGDPSTSGEATKSKTQDTSLGNVGIFPSSSTFAFTCSGSSAVSSTTGTTAVFTSSGNSSFSGTSSTITNSGSGFFSSTFTTVMGTGSSIFGSSYSTISTGSSIFGGTSMPVAGTGNSTFSTKSAIKGSGSNIFGFGAPAAPTSTALTQGLNPFNAADNQASAAGTGIGSSTHSTPIQFSSSASSPSFGLAGNATFSSGSSIFGSSASVAKPFSSGASFGISSSSLETNSLNSSSGIAGGAFGSNWQAPKTPTFGSSSGFSFGSSTSVSAPSIAPTIFGLSTGASSSSIFSFTSAAAATPSQPVFGNTSPGLVFGSTPSSNNDQMEDSMAEDTVQASPTVVTFSQQPISSPASGFVFGASNPSGAGSVQFGGQTSIGAPQNPSPFLASGSVEFGAGGSFSLGTGGSDKSARKFVKVRKQRRDKSS from the exons ATGGCGACGGCGCGTGAGGAGGGGAACCCCTACGACGGCGCACAAGGAGCAGGTGGAAAATTCAAAAAACGGCTGTTTCGGAGAACAACAAAAACTACGCCATACGATCGACCACCGACCTCAATAAGAAACCCCAGCGGTTCCAGCAATGAAAATGGTTGGTTATCGAAATTAGTGGATCCAGCGCGGAGGCTTGTTACTTCCAGTGCTCACAGGCTCTTCGCCTCCGTCTTTACGAAGCGCCTCCCTCCTCCGCCACCTCCTACACCGCAACTGCTGGACTCTG AGACTAATCGGGAACCAACGGAGAATCAACTGGACACAACTTCAACA GTTCCTCCTGTTGTGCAAGGAGACATCATAGAATGCGAGAATCCCACTAATCATTCCGATAAAGGTGGAGTTGCTGAACTTGAGGAAATTTTAAAGCAGAAGACTTTTACCAG ATCTGAAATTGATCTTTTGACAAGTTTACTGCGTTCAAGAACAGTTGATATTACTGGTGTTAATGAAGAAAAGAAGTCTGAAATGATCCCAGTGGTATCACATGACAAGAAAGAAGATTTTCTGGAGACCCCAGTTAGAGAAAATGGCACTGAGAACCATCTTATTTCAACACCTGTTGCCAGATCAACT GTTCCTGATGAGGATGTTGCTTCACCTGCTGAGCTTGCAAAAGCTTACATGGGTAGTAGGCCTTCAAAGGTATCCACATCAATGCATGGATTACAAAATCAAGTGCCTAGGAGAGATTTATCTTCACCGAGCAATAGAATCTTCCCTTCTAAGTCTTCCATGATGTCACTTGTGCCAAGATCTTCTGGCCATGTTGGGAGTCTTGGAAACAGTTTCATGACCCCAAGATCACGGGGCAGGTCTGCGATATATAGTATGGCACGAACACCTTATTCCAGAGTTAACTCATCAACTCTCATCAAG AGTGCTGGCACTGATAATGATGCTTTTGGTGGACCTTTATTGTCATCTCAGGGTACATGGGAGCACAATAGAATTTCTGGCTCCGGGCAGGGG GTTTTGAAGCGCAGGAGTTCAGTATTAGACAATGATATAGGATCAGTTGGCCCAATTCGGCGGATTCGTCAAAAATCAAATCTCTTTTCTTCAAGAAACTTGACTTTACCTGCTTCTGCTGCCCCTCTATCTGTGCATGTGGTTGGCACTAGTTCAGCTGGTTTAGATACTCTAGCTGAGACTGGGGGTAACAGCAGTCCTGGCATAAGTTTTACCACTGTTCCATCCAAGTCCAGTCAGATGGCTTCAAAAATATTCCAGCAACTGGAAATGTTGGTCTCCCCAGGGGAAAAATCACCCTCTATGTTGTCACCATCTATGCTACGTGGGCAGGCTCGTAAAAACTTTTCGAATGTAGATTCTTCAAAATTTCTGGAGAACGTGCATGATTCAAGTAAGGTGAGTGGTTCTCGCATTGTATTGACTGATTTTCAAGACTCCGTGTCTAACAAGCATGATAAGGTTAAAAAAAATGTCTCAACGTTGGTTTCTCTCCCTGACAAGCAAGTTCCTGCAGTAAATGGTGTAGATAGTAATAGTTTAATGAAGGATAATAGGCCTAGTGTTAGAGCTGCTGATTCCAGTGGTATCAAGTCTGTCATACAGTTATCTCAGGAAAAGAGTCAGGCTTTTCAGATGAGTGCACATGAG GATTATCTGGATCTGGATGATGGTGACTATTCTATTGGAGCCACACCTGCTAGATTTGGTGAATGGAGGGAAAGGGCAGATAATTCTGTTAACGGAA GTGCTGCAGTCAATCGAAATCCTGGAATGAGAACATCTAATGGATCTCCAGTTGTTGAAAAGAATTCCAGTATTACTTTTCCAGTAGTACAGGTGGCCAACTCATCTGTGCAGTCAGCGTTTTTGGGATCTCAGTCAACTCAAGCAGCCAAAGAAGATGCTTTCTCTACAGAATCAAATGCTTCTCCTATGGTTAGCATTGTGGAGAAAGTTGCACCAGTGCCGTCAGATGCTGCTGTTACCACATTTGGCTTTGCCTCTAGAAATGTTGGTGAGGTTTTATCTATTACTGGATCTTCAGGTGTTAAGCTTGCCAAAAGTTCAGACCAAGAACTAGATTACTCAAGCAG CTTCGCCACTACAGCTCCTGGTGTAACCAATCACTTGTCAGAAAAAACTGATAGAGGAAGCACTATGAATGGGATCTTTAGGACACCTGAAACTGCACTCACCTCTGCTGTTTCAACATCTAACTTCAAGTTTGGTGCCTCAGCAGATGGTTCTGCTGTAAATAATGGGTCTTTTTCTTCTagttctttttcattctcttcaccAGTGGCTTCTCTAGTCCCAATTAATGGTCGAAGTTCATCCAGTGCAACTGCCACCAATAATGACTCTCCTGCTACTGCCACCACTTCTGCAAGTGCAACTGTGAATCCCACTATATGCCATACCAGCATCCCCTCTGTGGAGACTTCAATCCCTTCCTTTACAGCTTCACCTGTTTTCAAGTTTTCATCCTCTGGGGACCCATCAACTTCAGGGGAAGCAACCAAATCTAAGACCCAGGATACAAGTCTTGGCAATGTAGGGATTTTCCCTTCCAGTAGTACGTTTGCTTTTACTTGCTCTGGAAGTAGTGCTGTGAGCAGCACTACTGGTACAACAGCTGTATTCACGAGCTCTGGAAATAGCAGTTTCAGTGGTACATCTTCCACCATTACAAACTCTGGAAGTGGCTTTTTCAGCAGCACATTTACCACAGTGATGGGCACAGGCAGTAGTATCTTTGGCAGTTCATATTCAACTATAAGCACAGGTAGTAGCATTTTTGGGGGTACATCAATGCCAGTAGCTGGTACAGGAAATAGTACTTTTTCCACTAAATCTGCAATCAAGGGCTCTGGAAGCAACATCTTTGGATTTGGTGCTCCAGCTGCACCCACATCTACTGCACTGACTCAGGGTTTAAATCCTTTTAATGCTGCTGATAACCAAGCATCCGCAGCAGGAACTGGCATTGGTTCCTCAACCCATAGCACACCTATTCAGTTCTCTTCATCTGCATCATCTCCATCCTTTGGATTGGCTGGGAATGCAACCTTTTCCTCTGGCAGTTCAATTTTTGGGTCATCAGCATCAGTGGCTAAACCTTTTAGTTCAGGTGCAAGTTTTGGAATAAGTTCTTCCTCTTTAGAAACCAACTCTCTGAACTCTAGCAGTGGCATTGCTGGTGGTGCATTTGGTTCCAATTGGCAAGCCCCCAAGACACCCACATTTGGGTCATCATCGGGATTTTCCTTTGGATCATCAACTTCTGTTAGTGCTCCTAGCATTGCACCTACTATCTTTGGGTTATCCACCGGTGCCTCCTCAAGTTCCATATTTTCTTTCACTTCGGCAGCAGCTGCTACTCCATCACAGCCTGTGTTTGGTAACACTAGTCCGGGCTTGGTGTTTGGGTCAACACCCTCTAGTAATAATGATCAAATGGAAGATAGTATGGCAGAGGACACAGTTCAGGCTTCACCGACTGTTGTGACATTTAGTCAACAGCCAATCTCATCACCTGCTTCTGGGTTTGTTTTTGGTGCATCAAACCCATCAGGAGCAGGTTCTGTCCAGTTTGGAGGCCAAACAAGCATTGGCGCACCACAGAATCCATCTCCATTTCTGGCTTCTGGTAGTGTTGAATTTGGTGCTGGAGGGAGCTTCTCATTGGGCACCGGTGGCAGTGATAAGTCTGCCAGAAAATTTGTGAAGGTCCGCAAGCAGCGAAGAGATAAGAGCTCCTGA
- the LOC107927563 gene encoding nuclear pore complex protein NUP1 isoform X5, which produces MATAREEGNPYDGAQGAGGKFKKRLFRRTTKTTPYDRPPTSIRNPSGSSNENGWLSKLVDPARRLVTSSAHRLFASVFTKRLPPPPPPTPQLLDSETNREPTENQLDTTSTVPPVVQGDIIECENPTNHSDKGGVAELEEILKQKTFTRSEIDLLTSLLRSRTVDITGVNEEKKSEMIPVVSHDKKEDFLETPVRENGTENHLISTPVARSTVPDEDVASPAELAKAYMGSRPSKVSTSMHGLQNQVPRRDLSSPSNRIFPSKSSMMSLVPRSSGHVGSLGNSFMTPRSRGRSAIYSMARTPYSRVNSSTLIKSAGTDNDAFGGPLLSSQGTWEHNRISGSGQGVLKRRSSVLDNDIGSVGPIRRIRQKSNLFSSRNLTLPASAAPLSVHVVGTSSAGLDTLAETGGNSSPGISFTTVPSKSSQMASKIFQQLEMLVSPGEKSPSMLSPSMLRGQARKNFSNVDSSKFLENVHDSSKDYLDLDDGDYSIGATPARFGEWRERADNSVNGSKHAAPETVVEKPSIFSEVMPISGAAVNRNPGMRTSNGSPVVEKNSSITFPVVQVANSSVQSAFLGSQSTQAAKEDAFSTESNASPMVSIVEKVAPVPSDAAVTTFGFASRNVGEVLSITGSSGVKLAKSSDQELDYSSSFATTAPGVTNHLSEKTDRGSTMNGIFRTPETALTSAVSTSNFKFGASADGSAVNNGSFSSSSFSFSSPVASLVPINGRSSSSATATNNDSPATATTSASATVNPTICHTSIPSVETSIPSFTASPVFKFSSSGDPSTSGEATKSKTQDTSLGNVGIFPSSSTFAFTCSGSSAVSSTTGTTAVFTSSGNSSFSGTSSTITNSGSGFFSSTFTTVMGTGSSIFGSSYSTISTGSSIFGGTSMPVAGTGNSTFSTKSAIKGSGSNIFGFGAPAAPTSTALTQGLNPFNAADNQASAAGTGIGSSTHSTPIQFSSSASSPSFGLAGNATFSSGSSIFGSSASVAKPFSSGASFGISSSSLETNSLNSSSGIAGGAFGSNWQAPKTPTFGSSSGFSFGSSTSVSAPSIAPTIFGLSTGASSSSIFSFTSAAAATPSQPVFGNTSPGLVFGSTPSSNNDQMEDSMAEDTVQASPTVVTFSQQPISSPASGFVFGASNPSGAGSVQFGGQTSIGAPQNPSPFLASGSVEFGAGGSFSLGTGGSDKSARKFVKVRKQRRDKSS; this is translated from the exons ATGGCGACGGCGCGTGAGGAGGGGAACCCCTACGACGGCGCACAAGGAGCAGGTGGAAAATTCAAAAAACGGCTGTTTCGGAGAACAACAAAAACTACGCCATACGATCGACCACCGACCTCAATAAGAAACCCCAGCGGTTCCAGCAATGAAAATGGTTGGTTATCGAAATTAGTGGATCCAGCGCGGAGGCTTGTTACTTCCAGTGCTCACAGGCTCTTCGCCTCCGTCTTTACGAAGCGCCTCCCTCCTCCGCCACCTCCTACACCGCAACTGCTGGACTCTG AGACTAATCGGGAACCAACGGAGAATCAACTGGACACAACTTCAACA GTTCCTCCTGTTGTGCAAGGAGACATCATAGAATGCGAGAATCCCACTAATCATTCCGATAAAGGTGGAGTTGCTGAACTTGAGGAAATTTTAAAGCAGAAGACTTTTACCAG ATCTGAAATTGATCTTTTGACAAGTTTACTGCGTTCAAGAACAGTTGATATTACTGGTGTTAATGAAGAAAAGAAGTCTGAAATGATCCCAGTGGTATCACATGACAAGAAAGAAGATTTTCTGGAGACCCCAGTTAGAGAAAATGGCACTGAGAACCATCTTATTTCAACACCTGTTGCCAGATCAACT GTTCCTGATGAGGATGTTGCTTCACCTGCTGAGCTTGCAAAAGCTTACATGGGTAGTAGGCCTTCAAAGGTATCCACATCAATGCATGGATTACAAAATCAAGTGCCTAGGAGAGATTTATCTTCACCGAGCAATAGAATCTTCCCTTCTAAGTCTTCCATGATGTCACTTGTGCCAAGATCTTCTGGCCATGTTGGGAGTCTTGGAAACAGTTTCATGACCCCAAGATCACGGGGCAGGTCTGCGATATATAGTATGGCACGAACACCTTATTCCAGAGTTAACTCATCAACTCTCATCAAG AGTGCTGGCACTGATAATGATGCTTTTGGTGGACCTTTATTGTCATCTCAGGGTACATGGGAGCACAATAGAATTTCTGGCTCCGGGCAGGGG GTTTTGAAGCGCAGGAGTTCAGTATTAGACAATGATATAGGATCAGTTGGCCCAATTCGGCGGATTCGTCAAAAATCAAATCTCTTTTCTTCAAGAAACTTGACTTTACCTGCTTCTGCTGCCCCTCTATCTGTGCATGTGGTTGGCACTAGTTCAGCTGGTTTAGATACTCTAGCTGAGACTGGGGGTAACAGCAGTCCTGGCATAAGTTTTACCACTGTTCCATCCAAGTCCAGTCAGATGGCTTCAAAAATATTCCAGCAACTGGAAATGTTGGTCTCCCCAGGGGAAAAATCACCCTCTATGTTGTCACCATCTATGCTACGTGGGCAGGCTCGTAAAAACTTTTCGAATGTAGATTCTTCAAAATTTCTGGAGAACGTGCATGATTCAAGTAAG GATTATCTGGATCTGGATGATGGTGACTATTCTATTGGAGCCACACCTGCTAGATTTGGTGAATGGAGGGAAAGGGCAGATAATTCTGTTAACGGAAGTAAGCATGCTGCTCCTGAAACTGTCGTAGAGAAGCCTTCTATATTTTCTGAAGTTATGCCTATATCAGGTGCTGCAGTCAATCGAAATCCTGGAATGAGAACATCTAATGGATCTCCAGTTGTTGAAAAGAATTCCAGTATTACTTTTCCAGTAGTACAGGTGGCCAACTCATCTGTGCAGTCAGCGTTTTTGGGATCTCAGTCAACTCAAGCAGCCAAAGAAGATGCTTTCTCTACAGAATCAAATGCTTCTCCTATGGTTAGCATTGTGGAGAAAGTTGCACCAGTGCCGTCAGATGCTGCTGTTACCACATTTGGCTTTGCCTCTAGAAATGTTGGTGAGGTTTTATCTATTACTGGATCTTCAGGTGTTAAGCTTGCCAAAAGTTCAGACCAAGAACTAGATTACTCAAGCAG CTTCGCCACTACAGCTCCTGGTGTAACCAATCACTTGTCAGAAAAAACTGATAGAGGAAGCACTATGAATGGGATCTTTAGGACACCTGAAACTGCACTCACCTCTGCTGTTTCAACATCTAACTTCAAGTTTGGTGCCTCAGCAGATGGTTCTGCTGTAAATAATGGGTCTTTTTCTTCTagttctttttcattctcttcaccAGTGGCTTCTCTAGTCCCAATTAATGGTCGAAGTTCATCCAGTGCAACTGCCACCAATAATGACTCTCCTGCTACTGCCACCACTTCTGCAAGTGCAACTGTGAATCCCACTATATGCCATACCAGCATCCCCTCTGTGGAGACTTCAATCCCTTCCTTTACAGCTTCACCTGTTTTCAAGTTTTCATCCTCTGGGGACCCATCAACTTCAGGGGAAGCAACCAAATCTAAGACCCAGGATACAAGTCTTGGCAATGTAGGGATTTTCCCTTCCAGTAGTACGTTTGCTTTTACTTGCTCTGGAAGTAGTGCTGTGAGCAGCACTACTGGTACAACAGCTGTATTCACGAGCTCTGGAAATAGCAGTTTCAGTGGTACATCTTCCACCATTACAAACTCTGGAAGTGGCTTTTTCAGCAGCACATTTACCACAGTGATGGGCACAGGCAGTAGTATCTTTGGCAGTTCATATTCAACTATAAGCACAGGTAGTAGCATTTTTGGGGGTACATCAATGCCAGTAGCTGGTACAGGAAATAGTACTTTTTCCACTAAATCTGCAATCAAGGGCTCTGGAAGCAACATCTTTGGATTTGGTGCTCCAGCTGCACCCACATCTACTGCACTGACTCAGGGTTTAAATCCTTTTAATGCTGCTGATAACCAAGCATCCGCAGCAGGAACTGGCATTGGTTCCTCAACCCATAGCACACCTATTCAGTTCTCTTCATCTGCATCATCTCCATCCTTTGGATTGGCTGGGAATGCAACCTTTTCCTCTGGCAGTTCAATTTTTGGGTCATCAGCATCAGTGGCTAAACCTTTTAGTTCAGGTGCAAGTTTTGGAATAAGTTCTTCCTCTTTAGAAACCAACTCTCTGAACTCTAGCAGTGGCATTGCTGGTGGTGCATTTGGTTCCAATTGGCAAGCCCCCAAGACACCCACATTTGGGTCATCATCGGGATTTTCCTTTGGATCATCAACTTCTGTTAGTGCTCCTAGCATTGCACCTACTATCTTTGGGTTATCCACCGGTGCCTCCTCAAGTTCCATATTTTCTTTCACTTCGGCAGCAGCTGCTACTCCATCACAGCCTGTGTTTGGTAACACTAGTCCGGGCTTGGTGTTTGGGTCAACACCCTCTAGTAATAATGATCAAATGGAAGATAGTATGGCAGAGGACACAGTTCAGGCTTCACCGACTGTTGTGACATTTAGTCAACAGCCAATCTCATCACCTGCTTCTGGGTTTGTTTTTGGTGCATCAAACCCATCAGGAGCAGGTTCTGTCCAGTTTGGAGGCCAAACAAGCATTGGCGCACCACAGAATCCATCTCCATTTCTGGCTTCTGGTAGTGTTGAATTTGGTGCTGGAGGGAGCTTCTCATTGGGCACCGGTGGCAGTGATAAGTCTGCCAGAAAATTTGTGAAGGTCCGCAAGCAGCGAAGAGATAAGAGCTCCTGA
- the LOC107927563 gene encoding nuclear pore complex protein NUP1 isoform X7: MATAREEGNPYDGAQGAGGKFKKRLFRRTTKTTPYDRPPTSIRNPSGSSNENGWLSKLVDPARRLVTSSAHRLFASVFTKRLPPPPPPTPQLLDSETNREPTENQLDTTSTVPPVVQGDIIECENPTNHSDKGGVAELEEILKQKTFTRSEIDLLTSLLRSRTVDITGVNEEKKSEMIPVVSHDKKEDFLETPVRENGTENHLISTPVARSTVPDEDVASPAELAKAYMGSRPSKVSTSMHGLQNQVPRRDLSSPSNRIFPSKSSMMSLVPRSSGHVGSLGNSFMTPRSRGRSAIYSMARTPYSRVNSSTLIKSAGTDNDAFGGPLLSSQGTWEHNRISGSGQGVLKRRSSVLDNDIGSVGPIRRIRQKSNLFSSRNLTLPASAAPLSVHVVGTSSAGLDTLAETGGNSSPGISFTTVPSKSSQMASKIFQQLEMLVSPGEKSPSMLSPSMLRGQARKNFSNVDSSKFLENVHDSSKDYLDLDDGDYSIGATPARFGEWRERADNSVNGSAAVNRNPGMRTSNGSPVVEKNSSITFPVVQVANSSVQSAFLGSQSTQAAKEDAFSTESNASPMVSIVEKVAPVPSDAAVTTFGFASRNVGEVLSITGSSGVKLAKSSDQELDYSSSFATTAPGVTNHLSEKTDRGSTMNGIFRTPETALTSAVSTSNFKFGASADGSAVNNGSFSSSSFSFSSPVASLVPINGRSSSSATATNNDSPATATTSASATVNPTICHTSIPSVETSIPSFTASPVFKFSSSGDPSTSGEATKSKTQDTSLGNVGIFPSSSTFAFTCSGSSAVSSTTGTTAVFTSSGNSSFSGTSSTITNSGSGFFSSTFTTVMGTGSSIFGSSYSTISTGSSIFGGTSMPVAGTGNSTFSTKSAIKGSGSNIFGFGAPAAPTSTALTQGLNPFNAADNQASAAGTGIGSSTHSTPIQFSSSASSPSFGLAGNATFSSGSSIFGSSASVAKPFSSGASFGISSSSLETNSLNSSSGIAGGAFGSNWQAPKTPTFGSSSGFSFGSSTSVSAPSIAPTIFGLSTGASSSSIFSFTSAAAATPSQPVFGNTSPGLVFGSTPSSNNDQMEDSMAEDTVQASPTVVTFSQQPISSPASGFVFGASNPSGAGSVQFGGQTSIGAPQNPSPFLASGSVEFGAGGSFSLGTGGSDKSARKFVKVRKQRRDKSS, from the exons ATGGCGACGGCGCGTGAGGAGGGGAACCCCTACGACGGCGCACAAGGAGCAGGTGGAAAATTCAAAAAACGGCTGTTTCGGAGAACAACAAAAACTACGCCATACGATCGACCACCGACCTCAATAAGAAACCCCAGCGGTTCCAGCAATGAAAATGGTTGGTTATCGAAATTAGTGGATCCAGCGCGGAGGCTTGTTACTTCCAGTGCTCACAGGCTCTTCGCCTCCGTCTTTACGAAGCGCCTCCCTCCTCCGCCACCTCCTACACCGCAACTGCTGGACTCTG AGACTAATCGGGAACCAACGGAGAATCAACTGGACACAACTTCAACA GTTCCTCCTGTTGTGCAAGGAGACATCATAGAATGCGAGAATCCCACTAATCATTCCGATAAAGGTGGAGTTGCTGAACTTGAGGAAATTTTAAAGCAGAAGACTTTTACCAG ATCTGAAATTGATCTTTTGACAAGTTTACTGCGTTCAAGAACAGTTGATATTACTGGTGTTAATGAAGAAAAGAAGTCTGAAATGATCCCAGTGGTATCACATGACAAGAAAGAAGATTTTCTGGAGACCCCAGTTAGAGAAAATGGCACTGAGAACCATCTTATTTCAACACCTGTTGCCAGATCAACT GTTCCTGATGAGGATGTTGCTTCACCTGCTGAGCTTGCAAAAGCTTACATGGGTAGTAGGCCTTCAAAGGTATCCACATCAATGCATGGATTACAAAATCAAGTGCCTAGGAGAGATTTATCTTCACCGAGCAATAGAATCTTCCCTTCTAAGTCTTCCATGATGTCACTTGTGCCAAGATCTTCTGGCCATGTTGGGAGTCTTGGAAACAGTTTCATGACCCCAAGATCACGGGGCAGGTCTGCGATATATAGTATGGCACGAACACCTTATTCCAGAGTTAACTCATCAACTCTCATCAAG AGTGCTGGCACTGATAATGATGCTTTTGGTGGACCTTTATTGTCATCTCAGGGTACATGGGAGCACAATAGAATTTCTGGCTCCGGGCAGGGG GTTTTGAAGCGCAGGAGTTCAGTATTAGACAATGATATAGGATCAGTTGGCCCAATTCGGCGGATTCGTCAAAAATCAAATCTCTTTTCTTCAAGAAACTTGACTTTACCTGCTTCTGCTGCCCCTCTATCTGTGCATGTGGTTGGCACTAGTTCAGCTGGTTTAGATACTCTAGCTGAGACTGGGGGTAACAGCAGTCCTGGCATAAGTTTTACCACTGTTCCATCCAAGTCCAGTCAGATGGCTTCAAAAATATTCCAGCAACTGGAAATGTTGGTCTCCCCAGGGGAAAAATCACCCTCTATGTTGTCACCATCTATGCTACGTGGGCAGGCTCGTAAAAACTTTTCGAATGTAGATTCTTCAAAATTTCTGGAGAACGTGCATGATTCAAGTAAG GATTATCTGGATCTGGATGATGGTGACTATTCTATTGGAGCCACACCTGCTAGATTTGGTGAATGGAGGGAAAGGGCAGATAATTCTGTTAACGGAA GTGCTGCAGTCAATCGAAATCCTGGAATGAGAACATCTAATGGATCTCCAGTTGTTGAAAAGAATTCCAGTATTACTTTTCCAGTAGTACAGGTGGCCAACTCATCTGTGCAGTCAGCGTTTTTGGGATCTCAGTCAACTCAAGCAGCCAAAGAAGATGCTTTCTCTACAGAATCAAATGCTTCTCCTATGGTTAGCATTGTGGAGAAAGTTGCACCAGTGCCGTCAGATGCTGCTGTTACCACATTTGGCTTTGCCTCTAGAAATGTTGGTGAGGTTTTATCTATTACTGGATCTTCAGGTGTTAAGCTTGCCAAAAGTTCAGACCAAGAACTAGATTACTCAAGCAG CTTCGCCACTACAGCTCCTGGTGTAACCAATCACTTGTCAGAAAAAACTGATAGAGGAAGCACTATGAATGGGATCTTTAGGACACCTGAAACTGCACTCACCTCTGCTGTTTCAACATCTAACTTCAAGTTTGGTGCCTCAGCAGATGGTTCTGCTGTAAATAATGGGTCTTTTTCTTCTagttctttttcattctcttcaccAGTGGCTTCTCTAGTCCCAATTAATGGTCGAAGTTCATCCAGTGCAACTGCCACCAATAATGACTCTCCTGCTACTGCCACCACTTCTGCAAGTGCAACTGTGAATCCCACTATATGCCATACCAGCATCCCCTCTGTGGAGACTTCAATCCCTTCCTTTACAGCTTCACCTGTTTTCAAGTTTTCATCCTCTGGGGACCCATCAACTTCAGGGGAAGCAACCAAATCTAAGACCCAGGATACAAGTCTTGGCAATGTAGGGATTTTCCCTTCCAGTAGTACGTTTGCTTTTACTTGCTCTGGAAGTAGTGCTGTGAGCAGCACTACTGGTACAACAGCTGTATTCACGAGCTCTGGAAATAGCAGTTTCAGTGGTACATCTTCCACCATTACAAACTCTGGAAGTGGCTTTTTCAGCAGCACATTTACCACAGTGATGGGCACAGGCAGTAGTATCTTTGGCAGTTCATATTCAACTATAAGCACAGGTAGTAGCATTTTTGGGGGTACATCAATGCCAGTAGCTGGTACAGGAAATAGTACTTTTTCCACTAAATCTGCAATCAAGGGCTCTGGAAGCAACATCTTTGGATTTGGTGCTCCAGCTGCACCCACATCTACTGCACTGACTCAGGGTTTAAATCCTTTTAATGCTGCTGATAACCAAGCATCCGCAGCAGGAACTGGCATTGGTTCCTCAACCCATAGCACACCTATTCAGTTCTCTTCATCTGCATCATCTCCATCCTTTGGATTGGCTGGGAATGCAACCTTTTCCTCTGGCAGTTCAATTTTTGGGTCATCAGCATCAGTGGCTAAACCTTTTAGTTCAGGTGCAAGTTTTGGAATAAGTTCTTCCTCTTTAGAAACCAACTCTCTGAACTCTAGCAGTGGCATTGCTGGTGGTGCATTTGGTTCCAATTGGCAAGCCCCCAAGACACCCACATTTGGGTCATCATCGGGATTTTCCTTTGGATCATCAACTTCTGTTAGTGCTCCTAGCATTGCACCTACTATCTTTGGGTTATCCACCGGTGCCTCCTCAAGTTCCATATTTTCTTTCACTTCGGCAGCAGCTGCTACTCCATCACAGCCTGTGTTTGGTAACACTAGTCCGGGCTTGGTGTTTGGGTCAACACCCTCTAGTAATAATGATCAAATGGAAGATAGTATGGCAGAGGACACAGTTCAGGCTTCACCGACTGTTGTGACATTTAGTCAACAGCCAATCTCATCACCTGCTTCTGGGTTTGTTTTTGGTGCATCAAACCCATCAGGAGCAGGTTCTGTCCAGTTTGGAGGCCAAACAAGCATTGGCGCACCACAGAATCCATCTCCATTTCTGGCTTCTGGTAGTGTTGAATTTGGTGCTGGAGGGAGCTTCTCATTGGGCACCGGTGGCAGTGATAAGTCTGCCAGAAAATTTGTGAAGGTCCGCAAGCAGCGAAGAGATAAGAGCTCCTGA